The following proteins are co-located in the Candidatus Omnitrophota bacterium genome:
- a CDS encoding mechanosensitive ion channel yields the protein MKKYFLKFSVLIFFIALFSSASFAQQVSSAPLVSPVEIVGEIPVESQGDFLNGFEIARPKLVQTVLVLLLCYAFIFLLVRISNRRIKSLKARHAIRKNIVYIGNIILLFFVVLIWIHNIGSITIFLGVASAGVALALQEVILSVAGWFLILMRRPFEAGDRIELGDVKGDVIDIRLFQTSLLEIGNWVDADQSTGRIVHIPNSFVFKKELYNYTRGFEFIWNEIKVLVTFESDWKKGKEIMLAHAQSQAQGMESIVKSAIDRMAHSYMIYYQKFTPIVYVNIKDSGVELTLRYLTEAKKRRSTQDELSQMILDDFGKEPNVDFAYPTYRIIKT from the coding sequence ATGAAAAAATATTTTTTAAAATTTAGTGTTTTAATTTTTTTTATTGCGTTGTTTTCTTCTGCGTCTTTTGCTCAGCAAGTTTCTTCTGCTCCTTTGGTGTCTCCGGTCGAAATTGTGGGTGAGATTCCTGTTGAATCGCAAGGTGATTTCTTGAATGGCTTTGAGATTGCAAGACCAAAACTTGTCCAAACAGTTTTAGTCCTGTTGCTTTGTTACGCATTTATTTTTCTTTTAGTGCGTATTTCAAATCGACGGATTAAAAGTCTCAAAGCCCGTCATGCTATTCGAAAAAATATTGTTTATATCGGCAACATTATTCTACTTTTTTTTGTTGTTTTAATCTGGATTCATAATATCGGTTCGATCACAATCTTCCTTGGCGTGGCATCGGCGGGTGTTGCGTTGGCTCTTCAAGAAGTTATTCTCAGTGTTGCTGGATGGTTTTTGATTTTGATGCGTCGTCCCTTTGAAGCAGGAGACCGTATCGAGTTAGGCGATGTTAAAGGGGATGTCATTGATATTCGCCTTTTTCAGACCTCACTTCTTGAAATAGGTAATTGGGTTGATGCGGATCAGAGCACAGGGCGCATTGTTCATATTCCTAATAGTTTTGTTTTTAAGAAAGAGCTGTATAATTACACGCGTGGTTTTGAATTTATTTGGAATGAAATTAAAGTTTTAGTTACGTTTGAGAGCGACTGGAAAAAAGGGAAAGAAATTATGTTGGCTCATGCACAGTCGCAAGCGCAGGGAATGGAAAGTATCGTAAAATCTGCGATTGATCGTATGGCGCATAGCTACATGATCTATTATCAAAAATTTACACCGATTGTGTATGTGAATATTAAAGATAGTGGCGTTGAGCTAACACTTCGATATTTGACAGAAGCAAAGAAAAGGCGATCGACTCAAGATGAGCTGTCTCAAATGATTCTTGATGATTTTGGAAAAGAGCCGAATGTTGATTTTGCCTACCCAACATACCGTATTATAAAAACTTAA
- a CDS encoding response regulator translates to MSEKQKKILLVEDEPDVSKVVSLRLRAAGYNVVTAENGQEGLDQVFKECPDLIVTDVLMPVMDGFTFYKNLKKSPTTADIPVLVLTARGHMEDSFRVMGADDFLTKPFEHEALIAKIALLLNRSTIKAKVNKKVLVAGSDKQVLENMAFQLKKIGCLPEMAKDGPEIITKVVQFSPDVLIMEVPLYGMAAEEVVKILRQMAQFSQRPILIYNFFKTEDLGETTVRQKAMIIDDAKQACIEAGITHNIGRFNEFAFLEGVQRFLV, encoded by the coding sequence ATGAGCGAAAAGCAAAAAAAGATATTATTGGTAGAAGACGAGCCGGATGTTTCGAAAGTTGTTTCACTGCGTTTGAGAGCTGCTGGATACAATGTCGTCACTGCAGAAAACGGGCAGGAAGGCTTGGATCAAGTTTTTAAGGAATGTCCAGATTTAATTGTCACAGACGTTTTGATGCCCGTGATGGATGGTTTTACGTTTTATAAGAATTTAAAAAAGAGCCCAACGACAGCAGATATTCCTGTTCTCGTTTTAACGGCACGAGGGCACATGGAAGATTCTTTTCGTGTCATGGGAGCTGATGATTTTTTGACGAAACCTTTTGAGCATGAAGCTTTGATTGCAAAAATTGCGCTATTGCTTAATCGATCTACGATTAAGGCGAAGGTCAATAAAAAAGTTTTGGTTGCAGGGTCAGATAAACAAGTTTTGGAGAATATGGCATTTCAATTAAAGAAAATAGGATGCCTTCCAGAAATGGCCAAAGATGGTCCTGAGATTATTACAAAGGTTGTTCAGTTTTCTCCTGATGTTTTAATTATGGAAGTTCCTCTTTATGGTATGGCGGCGGAAGAGGTTGTTAAAATTTTAAGACAGATGGCTCAGTTTAGCCAGCGCCCGATTTTGATCTATAATTTTTTTAAGACTGAAGATCTCGGAGAAACAACTGTGCGCCAAAAAGCAATGATTATTGACGATGCGAAACAGGCATGCATTGAAGCCGGCATCACGCATAATATTGGTCGATTTAATGAGTTTGCTTTTTTAGAGGGAGTTCAGAGATTTTTAGTATAA